From the Desulfovibrio sp. JY genome, one window contains:
- a CDS encoding flavodoxin family protein — protein sequence MNVLAINGSPRKKWNTATLLENALEGAREGGANTKLVHLYQLDYKGCISCFECKKIGGKNYGRCAVKDGLTPLLEEAGQADALILGTPVYFSAETGMMRSFFERLAFPYLTYTPGYASLFTRKIPTALVYTMNLPEEVLPEWGYDISMERMRGIMARTFGACELFCCTDTYQFSDYSKYLSTVWDAAAKAKRHEEVFPKDCEKARALGRRLTEGMPA from the coding sequence ATGAACGTTCTGGCCATAAACGGCAGCCCGCGCAAGAAATGGAACACCGCCACCCTGCTTGAAAACGCCCTTGAGGGGGCCAGGGAAGGCGGCGCGAATACCAAGCTCGTCCACCTGTACCAGCTGGACTACAAGGGCTGCATCAGCTGCTTCGAGTGCAAAAAGATCGGCGGCAAAAACTACGGCCGCTGCGCGGTGAAGGACGGCCTGACGCCGCTTCTGGAAGAGGCGGGACAGGCCGACGCGCTCATCCTCGGCACGCCGGTCTATTTCAGTGCGGAGACCGGCATGATGCGGTCGTTTTTCGAGCGCCTGGCCTTCCCCTACCTGACCTACACCCCGGGCTATGCGTCACTTTTCACGCGCAAAATCCCGACGGCCCTCGTGTACACGATGAACCTTCCCGAGGAAGTGCTGCCCGAGTGGGGCTACGATATCTCCATGGAGCGCATGCGCGGGATCATGGCCCGCACCTTCGGAGCCTGCGAGCTGTTTTGCTGCACGGACACCTATCAATTCTCGGACTATTCCAAATATCTGTCCACGGTCTGGGACGCGGCGGCCAAGGCCAAACGGCATGAGGAAGTCTTCCCCAAGGACTGCGAAAAAGCCCGCGCACTCGGACGGCGACTGACTGAGGGCATGCCCGCCTAG
- the pspC gene encoding envelope stress response membrane protein PspC, which produces MRHYSELRLNQLYRSRSGMFLGVCKGLARFLDVPVFWMRVFIVILTFFTGVWPMVGAYLIAGFVIKPEPVLPPDSDEERAFYDDYVSSRTHTLARVKRRFDRLDKRIRRLEDHVTSREFDFDRRLRRS; this is translated from the coding sequence ATGAGGCACTACAGCGAATTGCGCCTAAATCAACTCTACCGCTCCCGCTCCGGCATGTTCCTTGGCGTGTGCAAGGGGCTGGCCCGTTTTCTGGACGTGCCGGTCTTCTGGATGCGGGTTTTCATTGTCATCCTGACCTTTTTCACGGGCGTATGGCCCATGGTCGGGGCCTACCTGATCGCCGGTTTCGTCATCAAGCCCGAGCCCGTGCTGCCCCCGGATTCCGACGAGGAACGGGCCTTTTACGACGACTACGTCTCGTCCCGCACCCATACCCTGGCCCGGGTCAAGCGCCGCTTCGACCGGCTGGACAAGCGCATCCGGCGGCTCGAAGACCACGTCACCTCGCGGGAGTTCGACTTCGACCGCCGCCTGCGTCGTTCCTGA
- the rplU gene encoding 50S ribosomal protein L21 produces the protein MYAIVMAGGKQYKVQEGATITVDLLPTEAGSQYVLDKVLLVGGPEVKVGAPYVPGAAVTCEVTGHVKGKKITVFHKRRRQDSHKKQGHRQGYTKLTVQSIQA, from the coding sequence ATGTACGCAATCGTTATGGCTGGCGGCAAGCAATACAAGGTCCAGGAAGGGGCCACCATCACCGTGGACCTGCTTCCGACCGAAGCCGGCTCCCAATACGTTCTGGACAAGGTGCTGCTGGTTGGCGGCCCCGAGGTCAAGGTCGGCGCGCCCTATGTTCCCGGCGCTGCCGTGACCTGCGAGGTTACCGGACACGTCAAAGGCAAGAAGATCACGGTCTTCCACAAGCGCCGCCGGCAGGATTCCCATAAAAAGCAGGGCCATCGCCAGGGCTACACCAAGCTTACGGTGCAGTCCATCCAGGCCTAG
- the tmk gene encoding dTMP kinase — protein sequence MFITFEGIEGSGKSTQIALLKSALEATGKSVVTTRQPGGCPLGETLRSILLSTQTKNLDHRAELFLYLADRAQHIAEVIRPAQNAGHIVLCDRFADSTVVYQGYGRGLDVAMLHELNDIAVAGAWPQRTILLDLEPEQGLRRALARNLKTGNCVTEGRFEAEDIDFHTRIRDGYLALASLHPRRYAVIDATPDVDTVAKAVWEAVSSRMGA from the coding sequence ATGTTTATTACCTTTGAAGGCATAGAGGGCTCGGGCAAGTCCACCCAGATCGCGCTCCTGAAGTCCGCCCTGGAAGCGACCGGCAAGAGCGTCGTCACCACGCGTCAGCCCGGCGGCTGCCCGCTTGGCGAAACGCTGCGTTCCATCCTGCTCTCCACCCAGACCAAGAACCTGGACCACCGGGCCGAACTGTTTCTCTACCTGGCCGACCGGGCCCAGCACATCGCCGAGGTCATCCGCCCCGCCCAAAACGCCGGGCATATCGTCCTTTGCGACCGCTTCGCCGACTCCACCGTGGTCTACCAGGGCTACGGCCGGGGCCTCGACGTGGCCATGCTCCACGAACTCAACGACATCGCCGTGGCCGGAGCCTGGCCCCAGCGCACCATCCTGCTCGACCTCGAGCCGGAACAAGGCCTGCGACGCGCCCTGGCCCGCAACCTCAAGACCGGAAACTGCGTCACCGAAGGCCGCTTCGAGGCCGAAGACATCGATTTCCACACCCGCATCCGCGACGGCTACCTGGCCCTGGCCAGCCTGCACCCCAGACGCTACGCCGTCATCGACGCCACCCCCGACGTCGACACCGTGGCCAAGGCCGTCTGGGAAGCCGTCTCCAGCCGTATGGGAGCGTAA
- a CDS encoding HD domain-containing protein, which translates to MPKAAGIDNRPSPGQFSFSCNISDTNVTRKTQFIQDLTPGQPAANVFLIGAARLGQAKNGPFWTLTLQDASGEIEAKIWSPAAQSYADLAGGQFAFVEGQVGAYRDRPQVNIERLRVLSPEEYAPDLAQFVPSSAEPPEGLLEKLTELCRAEISHAPWRKFCAKVLSHPEFRDKILEAPGAKNVHHSYRGGLLEHTLAVANLVLSICDRYPALDRDTLLAAAVCHDLGKAWELTSGPTRDYTDAGRLLGHIVITLELVEPLLKKSGIEPELALHFKHILVAHHGEYEFGSPRRPKTAEAFVLHFADNIDAKMNQIFNTLETEEPGQWSPYVRTLERYLYNPPRTPRETPVKNNKPREKDAQCLLPLKA; encoded by the coding sequence ATGCCCAAGGCGGCCGGGATTGACAACCGCCCCTCCCCCGGGCAATTTTCCTTTTCCTGCAACATCAGTGACACCAACGTGACCCGCAAAACACAGTTCATACAAGACCTCACCCCGGGCCAACCCGCCGCCAACGTGTTCCTCATCGGCGCGGCCAGACTCGGGCAGGCCAAAAACGGCCCCTTCTGGACGCTCACCCTGCAAGACGCCTCCGGAGAGATCGAAGCCAAGATCTGGAGCCCGGCCGCCCAGTCCTACGCCGACCTGGCCGGCGGCCAGTTCGCCTTTGTCGAGGGGCAGGTCGGGGCCTACCGTGACCGGCCGCAAGTCAATATCGAGCGGCTGCGCGTGCTTTCGCCCGAGGAATACGCGCCGGATCTGGCCCAGTTCGTGCCTTCGAGCGCCGAGCCGCCCGAAGGGCTGCTGGAAAAGCTGACCGAACTGTGCCGGGCCGAAATTTCCCACGCCCCCTGGCGCAAGTTCTGCGCCAAGGTGCTGTCCCATCCGGAATTCCGGGACAAGATCCTCGAAGCGCCGGGCGCGAAAAACGTCCACCACTCCTACCGGGGCGGGCTGCTCGAACACACGCTGGCCGTGGCCAATCTGGTGCTCTCCATCTGCGACCGCTACCCGGCCCTTGACCGCGACACCCTGCTCGCCGCCGCCGTGTGCCACGACCTGGGCAAGGCCTGGGAACTCACCTCCGGCCCGACCCGGGACTACACCGACGCCGGCCGGCTGCTCGGGCATATCGTCATCACCCTGGAGCTGGTCGAGCCGCTTCTGAAAAAATCCGGCATCGAGCCGGAACTGGCGCTCCACTTCAAGCACATCCTGGTGGCCCACCACGGCGAGTACGAATTCGGCTCGCCCAGGCGTCCCAAGACCGCCGAAGCCTTCGTGCTGCACTTCGCCGACAATATCGACGCCAAGATGAACCAGATTTTCAATACTCTTGAGACCGAGGAGCCCGGCCAGTGGTCGCCCTACGTGCGCACCCTGGAACGCTACCTCTACAACCCCCCGCGGACGCCGCGCGAAACCCCGGTCAAAAACAACAAGCCCCGGGAAAAGGACGCCCAATGTTTATTACCTTTGAAGGCATAG
- the rpmA gene encoding 50S ribosomal protein L27: MAHKKAGGSSRNGRDSAGQRRGVKRFGGQQVVAGNILVRQLGTKFHPGEGVGMGRDYTLFALVNGVVKFEKYLRNRQVKTRVLVVPASDTTQ, encoded by the coding sequence ATGGCACATAAAAAAGCGGGCGGCAGTTCCAGAAACGGCCGCGACAGCGCCGGACAGCGGCGCGGCGTCAAGCGCTTCGGCGGCCAGCAGGTCGTCGCCGGCAACATCCTGGTGCGTCAGCTCGGCACCAAGTTCCACCCCGGCGAGGGCGTGGGCATGGGCCGCGACTACACCCTGTTCGCGCTGGTCAACGGCGTGGTGAAATTCGAGAAGTATCTGCGCAACAGGCAGGTCAAGACCCGGGTGCTGGTCGTTCCGGCTTCCGACACGACCCAATAG
- a CDS encoding Trm112 family protein translates to MTINPDLLTILACPKCKGGLTVLGDGEGLACKPCGVVYPVRDDIPIMLVEEAVPQADWDAGKRSVKD, encoded by the coding sequence GTGACCATAAATCCCGATCTGCTCACCATCCTGGCCTGCCCCAAATGCAAGGGCGGGCTTACGGTCCTCGGCGACGGCGAAGGCCTGGCCTGCAAACCGTGCGGCGTGGTCTACCCGGTGCGCGACGACATCCCCATCATGCTCGTCGAGGAAGCCGTGCCCCAGGCCGACTGGGACGCCGGCAAACGTTCGGTCAAGGATTGA
- a CDS encoding diguanylate cyclase → MNILIVDDSDSSRLLLSTILKGAGYVEPLCAGSAGEALALLDERCRKYDAPDVDLVLMDVVMPDMDGIDATRLIKADPRLRDIPVIIVTVKDEAGSLERAFEAGAMDFLAKPVNSMELRARVRSALRLKEEMDQRKARERELEALTRKFEQLSNQDGLTGVPNRRCFEDVFHKEWLRARREGMPLSALMIDIDFFKNYNDTYGHLQGDLCLRQVAEAIEAALKRPGDFVARYGGEEFVALLPGTDLAGALSIAGLIRANVRAAAIEHASSPAADTITVSIGISGIVPNMDIEPEALLAASDAALYQAKSGGRNRVEVRPLA, encoded by the coding sequence ATGAACATCCTGATCGTGGACGACTCCGACTCTTCCCGCCTGCTGCTGTCCACCATTCTCAAGGGGGCCGGCTACGTCGAGCCGTTATGCGCCGGCTCGGCCGGCGAGGCTTTGGCCCTGCTCGACGAGCGGTGCCGCAAATACGATGCTCCGGACGTGGATCTCGTACTTATGGACGTGGTCATGCCGGACATGGACGGCATCGACGCCACCCGGCTGATCAAGGCCGATCCGCGCCTGCGCGATATCCCCGTCATCATCGTCACGGTCAAGGACGAGGCCGGCAGCCTGGAGCGCGCCTTCGAGGCCGGGGCCATGGATTTTCTGGCCAAGCCCGTCAACAGCATGGAACTGCGGGCGCGGGTCCGTTCGGCCTTGCGGCTCAAGGAAGAGATGGATCAGCGCAAGGCCCGCGAACGCGAGCTCGAGGCGCTCACCCGCAAGTTCGAGCAGCTCTCCAACCAGGACGGGCTGACCGGCGTGCCCAACCGGCGCTGTTTCGAGGACGTCTTCCACAAGGAATGGCTGCGCGCGCGGCGTGAAGGCATGCCGCTTTCGGCGCTCATGATCGATATCGACTTTTTCAAGAATTACAACGACACCTATGGCCATCTGCAAGGCGACCTGTGCCTGCGCCAGGTGGCCGAGGCCATCGAGGCGGCGCTCAAGCGTCCCGGTGATTTCGTGGCCCGCTACGGCGGCGAGGAGTTCGTGGCCCTGCTGCCCGGCACCGATCTGGCCGGAGCCCTGTCCATCGCCGGGCTCATCCGGGCCAACGTGCGCGCGGCGGCCATCGAGCACGCCAGTTCCCCGGCGGCGGACACCATCACCGTCAGCATCGGTATCTCGGGCATCGTCCCCAACATGGATATCGAGCCCGAGGCCCTGCTCGCCGCCTCGGATGCGGCTCTCTACCAAGCCAAAAGCGGCGGCCGCAACCGCGTCGAAGTGCGCCCCCTGGCGTAA
- a CDS encoding Hsp20/alpha crystallin family protein translates to MAKLQWSSWMALSEIRAEAEGMVLEPAGAKDAAYAWQPVADVVETAEDFRVVLELPGVSREDVSVEARGRFLVVEGRRAFARETEGGVYQVLERSYGPFCRRFALPKGVSRAEIAAVMKDGVLVVLVPKVRPELLRRRIPIS, encoded by the coding sequence ATGGCCAAGCTGCAGTGGAGCTCGTGGATGGCCCTGTCCGAAATACGGGCGGAGGCCGAGGGCATGGTCCTGGAACCGGCCGGTGCCAAAGACGCCGCCTACGCCTGGCAGCCCGTGGCCGACGTGGTGGAAACGGCCGAGGATTTCCGCGTCGTGCTGGAATTGCCCGGCGTGTCCCGCGAGGACGTTTCCGTGGAGGCCAGGGGCCGGTTTCTGGTGGTCGAGGGCCGGCGCGCCTTTGCCAGGGAGACCGAGGGCGGCGTGTACCAGGTCCTCGAGCGTTCCTACGGCCCCTTTTGCCGCCGGTTCGCCCTGCCCAAGGGCGTGTCCCGGGCGGAGATCGCGGCCGTGATGAAGGACGGGGTGCTGGTGGTGCTCGTGCCCAAGGTCCGGCCCGAACTCCTGCGACGCCGCATTCCCATCAGCTGA
- a CDS encoding PHP domain-containing protein, whose translation MALIDLHTHSTASDGTLPPGELIALAAKKGLAAVALTDHDTLAGLAEARAAGRTCGVDVVSGVELSVADGDRSVHLVGLFLPDAPGPLAEALAYLRDRRHDRNRRILDKLRECGIPIEYDTVTALARGAVGRPHIAQVLVSMGAVTGFKEAFTRYLGAYGRAYVPKDKLPFAQAAALIHDEGGLTVLAHPYILGLNGPGLAETVERYREAGLDAIEAFYPEHSQSQTLEYLALARKLGLGVSGGSDFHGDAKPEIEIGRGRGNLRVDISVLDLLRARRAKRNAGLVPDGEKGLDQPPGAM comes from the coding sequence ATGGCGCTCATTGACTTGCACACGCATTCCACGGCCTCGGACGGCACCCTCCCCCCGGGGGAACTTATCGCCCTGGCCGCGAAAAAAGGCCTGGCCGCCGTGGCCCTGACCGACCACGACACCCTGGCCGGCCTGGCCGAAGCCCGGGCCGCCGGCCGGACATGCGGCGTGGACGTGGTGTCCGGGGTCGAACTGTCCGTGGCCGACGGGGACAGGTCGGTCCATCTGGTGGGCCTTTTCCTGCCCGACGCGCCCGGCCCTCTGGCCGAGGCCCTGGCCTATCTGCGCGACCGCCGCCACGACCGTAACCGCCGCATCCTCGACAAGCTGCGCGAATGCGGCATTCCCATAGAATACGACACGGTCACGGCTCTGGCCAGGGGAGCGGTCGGTCGGCCGCACATCGCCCAGGTGCTCGTGTCCATGGGCGCGGTGACGGGCTTCAAGGAGGCCTTCACCCGCTACCTCGGCGCCTATGGCCGAGCCTACGTGCCCAAGGACAAGCTGCCCTTTGCCCAGGCCGCCGCGCTCATCCACGACGAGGGCGGGCTGACCGTCCTGGCCCATCCCTACATCCTGGGACTGAACGGGCCCGGGCTGGCCGAAACGGTCGAGCGCTACCGCGAGGCCGGGCTCGACGCCATCGAGGCCTTCTACCCCGAGCACTCCCAGTCCCAGACGCTGGAATACCTGGCCCTGGCCCGCAAGCTGGGCCTCGGCGTCTCGGGCGGGTCGGATTTTCACGGCGACGCCAAGCCGGAAATCGAGATCGGGCGCGGCCGGGGCAATCTGCGGGTGGACATCTCCGTCCTCGATCTGCTGCGGGCAAGACGGGCCAAGCGCAACGCCGGGTTGGTCCCGGACGGCGAAAAAGGGCTTGACCAACCGCCCGGGGCAATGTAA
- the motA gene encoding flagellar motor stator protein MotA, producing the protein MFAIIGILIVIGCILAGFIMEKGNFDLLLSAAPPEMLMIGGGALGQLVLSAPKDVLGATFKGALSIFGGMTTSKPYYLELLTTLSGLYMKIRREGLVAIEKDVERPAESPIFSNFAKNKKNHEVLTFICDTMRIFSTVNIEAHEFETIMDADIEATVHEALVPSHAIAKTADALPGLGIVACVLGVVLTMGKINEPAEVLGHSIGAALVGTFLGVLMAYGFVAPIATNIEHRAKETEAILLTAKASLTAFVGGNPPPVALEAGRRAIPINKRPTFEELEEAIKISKGK; encoded by the coding sequence ATGTTCGCAATCATCGGCATCCTCATCGTCATCGGCTGTATCCTGGCCGGTTTCATCATGGAAAAAGGCAATTTCGACCTGCTCCTTTCGGCCGCCCCGCCGGAGATGCTGATGATCGGCGGCGGCGCGCTGGGACAGCTGGTCCTAAGCGCCCCCAAAGACGTGCTCGGGGCCACCTTCAAGGGCGCGCTGTCCATTTTCGGCGGCATGACCACCAGCAAGCCCTACTACCTGGAACTTCTCACCACCCTGTCCGGGTTGTACATGAAGATCCGCCGCGAAGGCCTGGTGGCCATCGAAAAAGACGTGGAGCGGCCGGCGGAAAGCCCGATTTTCAGCAACTTCGCCAAGAACAAGAAAAACCACGAAGTGCTGACCTTTATCTGCGACACCATGCGGATATTCTCCACGGTCAACATCGAGGCCCACGAATTCGAGACCATCATGGACGCGGACATCGAGGCCACGGTGCACGAGGCGCTCGTCCCGTCCCATGCCATTGCCAAGACCGCCGACGCCCTGCCGGGCCTCGGCATCGTGGCCTGCGTGCTTGGCGTCGTTCTCACCATGGGCAAGATCAACGAACCGGCCGAAGTGCTCGGCCACAGCATCGGCGCGGCGCTGGTCGGAACGTTTCTCGGCGTGCTCATGGCCTACGGCTTCGTCGCGCCCATCGCCACCAACATCGAGCACCGGGCCAAGGAAACCGAGGCCATCCTGCTGACGGCCAAGGCGTCGCTGACGGCCTTCGTGGGCGGCAACCCCCCGCCCGTGGCCCTGGAGGCCGGACGCCGGGCCATCCCCATCAACAAGCGCCCCACCTTCGAGGAACTGGAAGAAGCCATCAAGATCAGCAAGGGCAAGTAG
- the surE gene encoding 5'/3'-nucleotidase SurE, whose protein sequence is MRILLTNDDGIQAVGIRDLYKGLVAAGHEVTVVAPISEQSAVGHAITIAMPLRVKEFSENGFKGLGVSGTPADCVKLALTTLCPSPPDLVVSGINAGANVGVDIIYSGTVSAATEGALMGYPAVAVSHDNYAPVDLTGQGRYVAEFLATRPWEVAPPRCVLNLNFPSCPVDEVKGIRLCPPTSAVYNDWYVTRQDPRGRNYYWLTGVIPPEALSPDTDRAILTEGYVTLTPLRFDFTDRDTMERLAGRVGAAPGGPAG, encoded by the coding sequence ATGCGCATCCTGTTGACAAACGACGACGGCATCCAGGCCGTTGGCATCCGCGACCTCTACAAGGGGCTCGTGGCCGCCGGCCACGAGGTCACGGTCGTCGCGCCCATATCCGAACAGTCGGCGGTGGGACATGCCATCACCATCGCCATGCCGCTTCGGGTCAAGGAATTTTCGGAAAACGGCTTCAAGGGCCTGGGTGTTTCCGGCACGCCGGCCGACTGCGTCAAGCTGGCGCTCACGACCCTGTGCCCGTCCCCGCCCGATCTGGTCGTTTCCGGCATCAACGCCGGAGCCAACGTCGGGGTGGACATCATCTATTCCGGCACGGTCTCGGCCGCAACCGAAGGGGCGCTCATGGGCTATCCGGCCGTGGCCGTGTCCCATGACAACTACGCCCCGGTGGATCTGACCGGCCAGGGCCGCTACGTGGCCGAGTTTTTGGCCACCCGTCCCTGGGAGGTCGCGCCGCCGCGTTGCGTGCTCAACCTCAATTTCCCCTCCTGTCCCGTGGACGAGGTCAAGGGAATCCGGCTGTGCCCGCCGACGTCCGCCGTGTACAACGACTGGTACGTCACCCGCCAGGACCCCCGCGGCCGCAACTATTATTGGCTGACCGGCGTCATCCCCCCCGAGGCGCTCTCGCCCGATACCGACCGGGCCATTCTGACGGAAGGCTACGTCACGCTCACGCCGTTGCGTTTCGACTTCACGGACCGGGACACCATGGAGCGGTTGGCCGGTCGCGTGGGCGCCGCGCCGGGTGGTCCGGCCGGCTGA
- a CDS encoding OmpA family protein, protein MAEQGHKANIIIKRVKKVAGGAHGGSWKVAYADLVTAMMAFFLLMWLLNMVPQEKKEQLASYFNDFSLFQNPGPSSQLLDSGGLGPPAAVVGSQDERPDVAIDRNGKAPSGGKGQDTGNLDGGKRLDAKGRAEEAKAEAAAKALEGQIEQALEKAVPELASQVSVTQDKDKVRIEIMDKAERPLFVLGGVTLLPDAQRILAAVTDVIKKEGIKVAIEGHTDAYRYSGTYTNWDLSAGRALSARRLMIQQGLSPDQVAAVTGYADTKPYVPGNLYDPKNRRISLLLYREPKPGEKAAGGSGGADAAGGTEKSKAVVTPKTPDVGQVLEQQIDNLYDRSTESQF, encoded by the coding sequence ATGGCGGAACAGGGGCACAAAGCCAACATCATCATCAAGCGGGTGAAGAAGGTCGCGGGCGGCGCCCACGGCGGCTCGTGGAAGGTCGCCTATGCCGACCTGGTCACGGCCATGATGGCCTTTTTCCTGCTGATGTGGCTTCTCAACATGGTGCCCCAGGAGAAAAAGGAACAGCTCGCCTCCTATTTCAACGACTTCAGCCTGTTCCAAAACCCCGGCCCCTCATCCCAACTGCTCGATTCCGGGGGGCTCGGCCCACCGGCCGCCGTCGTCGGCAGCCAGGACGAACGACCGGACGTGGCCATCGACCGGAACGGCAAGGCGCCTTCCGGCGGCAAAGGCCAGGATACCGGCAACCTCGACGGCGGCAAACGCCTCGACGCCAAGGGACGGGCCGAGGAAGCCAAGGCCGAGGCCGCAGCCAAGGCCCTGGAAGGACAGATCGAACAGGCGTTGGAAAAAGCCGTTCCGGAACTGGCCAGCCAGGTGTCCGTCACCCAGGACAAGGACAAGGTCCGCATCGAGATCATGGACAAGGCCGAGCGGCCGCTGTTCGTCCTCGGCGGCGTGACGCTCCTGCCCGACGCCCAACGCATCCTGGCCGCCGTCACCGACGTCATCAAAAAGGAAGGCATCAAAGTGGCCATCGAGGGCCACACCGACGCCTACCGTTATTCAGGCACCTACACCAACTGGGATCTTTCCGCCGGCCGGGCGCTTTCGGCCAGGCGGCTGATGATCCAGCAGGGGCTTTCCCCCGACCAGGTGGCCGCGGTCACCGGGTATGCCGATACCAAGCCGTATGTTCCCGGCAACCTGTACGATCCGAAAAACCGCCGCATAAGCCTCCTGCTCTACCGGGAGCCCAAACCCGGCGAGAAGGCGGCCGGCGGCAGCGGAGGCGCCGACGCCGCCGGCGGCACGGAAAAAAGCAAGGCTGTGGTCACGCCCAAGACGCCGGACGTGGGACAGGTCCTGGAGCAGCAGATCGACAACCTTTACGACCGGTCGACCGAGAGCCAGTTCTAG
- a CDS encoding trypsin-like peptidase domain-containing protein, with the protein MRRLFPFSLCVLALLCAAPPALAGREARVTPVVTAVRAVAPAVVNITSARTVERRGPAMGPFFNDEFFRQFFGPGMNEPRRETQESLGSGVIIDGAKGLVLTNAHVIAGGASIKARLLDGRVLDATLVGSDPDFDVAVLRLKTGGKPLPQATMGDSSDIMIGETAIAIGNPFGYTNTVTTGVISAVGRSLKHEGGAYANLIQTDAAINPGNSGGPLVNLAGEVIGINMAIQAGAEGIGFAIPINKARRVVEQIVGGHGVTPAWLGLSGQDVDARLARYFELDRPRGMLVTEVAEGSAAAKAGLRRGDLITAVGNTDIDDKDQYLGILRTSPVGDALSLTVRRGKGEIRLSAVPTAFTDKEAVAVAGERWGVTVSIGKGVTVTGVASGSPAAKLGLRPGDVLVQIGGEKLAGQKEFTRAVYLSRMNRQVIMLIGRDGRGYYARMGVS; encoded by the coding sequence GTGCGACGTCTTTTCCCGTTTTCTTTGTGCGTCCTGGCCCTGCTGTGCGCCGCCCCGCCGGCCCTGGCCGGGCGCGAGGCCCGGGTGACGCCCGTGGTTACGGCCGTTCGCGCCGTGGCCCCGGCCGTGGTCAACATCACCTCGGCCCGCACCGTGGAGCGGCGCGGTCCGGCCATGGGGCCCTTTTTCAACGACGAGTTCTTCCGTCAGTTCTTTGGTCCGGGAATGAACGAGCCGCGGCGCGAGACCCAGGAAAGCCTGGGCTCGGGCGTGATCATCGACGGGGCCAAGGGGCTCGTTTTGACCAACGCCCACGTCATCGCCGGCGGCGCGTCCATCAAGGCCCGGCTCCTCGACGGCCGGGTCCTCGACGCCACGCTGGTCGGCTCGGACCCGGATTTCGACGTGGCCGTGCTGCGCCTCAAAACCGGCGGCAAGCCCTTGCCCCAGGCGACCATGGGCGATTCCTCCGACATCATGATCGGCGAGACGGCCATCGCCATCGGCAATCCCTTCGGCTACACCAACACCGTGACCACGGGCGTGATCTCGGCCGTGGGGCGCTCGCTCAAGCATGAGGGCGGGGCCTACGCCAACCTCATCCAGACCGACGCGGCCATCAATCCCGGCAACAGCGGCGGCCCGCTGGTCAATCTCGCCGGCGAGGTCATCGGCATCAACATGGCCATCCAGGCCGGCGCCGAGGGCATCGGCTTCGCCATCCCCATCAACAAGGCCCGTCGGGTGGTGGAACAGATCGTCGGCGGCCACGGCGTGACCCCGGCCTGGCTCGGCCTGTCCGGCCAGGACGTGGACGCGCGCCTGGCCCGCTACTTCGAGCTGGACCGGCCGCGCGGCATGCTGGTGACCGAGGTGGCGGAAGGCTCGGCGGCGGCCAAGGCCGGGCTGCGTCGCGGCGACCTTATCACCGCCGTCGGCAACACGGACATCGACGACAAGGACCAGTACCTGGGCATCCTGCGCACCTCGCCCGTGGGCGACGCGCTTAGCCTGACGGTGCGGCGCGGCAAGGGCGAAATACGCCTTTCCGCCGTGCCCACGGCCTTTACGGACAAGGAAGCCGTGGCCGTGGCCGGAGAGCGCTGGGGCGTCACCGTGTCCATCGGCAAGGGCGTGACCGTGACCGGCGTGGCGTCCGGATCGCCGGCGGCCAAACTGGGCCTGCGCCCGGGGGACGTGCTGGTGCAGATCGGCGGGGAAAAACTCGCCGGGCAAAAGGAATTCACCCGGGCCGTGTACCTGTCGCGCATGAACCGGCAGGTCATCATGCTGATCGGCCGCGACGGCCGCGGCTACTACGCCCGCATGGGCGTCTCCTGA
- a CDS encoding envelope stress response membrane protein PspC produces MRNRGCCSGRRDSRRLVSSPRPGFDRGDRPRRDGLVTGGFAWLAGWLGLPTWVVLAFFVVLFLTVGWPALIIYLACALLLRPEPQYAGEPRTIDVTGVRLDAQAHTVRDRAQDLEARIGRLESHVTSKEFDFDRRLGETERRK; encoded by the coding sequence ATGAGAAACCGTGGTTGCTGTAGCGGACGGCGGGACAGCCGCCGCCTCGTAAGCTCTCCCCGCCCAGGCTTCGACCGGGGCGATCGCCCCCGGCGCGACGGCTTGGTCACCGGCGGCTTCGCCTGGCTGGCCGGCTGGCTGGGGCTGCCGACCTGGGTGGTGCTGGCCTTTTTCGTGGTGCTTTTTCTCACCGTGGGCTGGCCGGCGCTCATCATCTATCTGGCCTGCGCGCTGCTCCTGCGCCCCGAACCGCAATACGCGGGCGAGCCGCGCACCATCGATGTCACCGGCGTCCGGCTGGATGCGCAGGCCCATACCGTGCGCGACCGGGCCCAGGACCTCGAGGCGCGCATCGGCCGTCTGGAATCCCACGTGACCTCCAAGGAATTCGACTTCGACCGCCGCCTCGGCGAGACGGAGCGGAGGAAGTAG